Proteins co-encoded in one Xiphophorus hellerii strain 12219 chromosome 10, Xiphophorus_hellerii-4.1, whole genome shotgun sequence genomic window:
- the aatkb gene encoding serine/threonine-protein kinase LMTK1 isoform X4 has translation MHFLEEAQPYRTLQHPALLQCLAQCTEVTPYLLVMEFCPLGDVKGYLRSCRSNEAITPDPLILQRMACDIASGLLHLHKHNFTHSDLALRNCLLTADISVKIGDYGLAHTKYKDDFYVTSDQTYVPLRWIAPELVDEVHGNLLLADQTQQSNIWSLGVTIWELFELGNQPYRHYSDRQVLTYAVREQQLRLPKPLLKVPLAERWYEVMQFCWLQPDQRPNAEEVHLLLSYLCAKGASEAEEDFERRWNSLRPNAGFNGHHTASTISRDQPSLTSSSFPLLEQFSSGDGYHSESGDDILTVTETIHGLNFEYKWEQARAESSYISQESSSTSAQANHHCPEVFYPPGGIVGGCPMESLSHGVSPTSYQPKHLHPPSVLPVLSAHSPSVSSEYYIRIEEPVDCNMDPDYNMCSYSPDYQGSSGSFLTGSADSGECMACPSQTKTMGPYWSADIHKSDLYDSNDSSPAISLTMEPLLGQVSDSSPLRPWESSHYVSYKDRDGGYYYEHSPPLEIDPYLVGSEHSSEHLQESWGSRSLRQALGELENPLGISPSVTSPPEQAYRATYLDTSQTSLLGKNMTGGYYDMMGSLRKTMPSHTRHNSHSVSINMKTGGALFIGHRDSDTEEEEEDIFLERHTCNTWPSKHRHSSGGHHRRASHSCRQDSYTDFNYTMPSTDIEDTWPDQHSLAFHSLPKPIDYLEPHQAKDNNACLSLSKHHTMVPSDNCNAYIYLCHEGETPETPSGECCHTHFVDPLTGLLVRNNDYCHSYSHSSYITDKTTDILSSEEMINLSPAPGGPVVSKHTLIKADDCEEDYINPSSEETALTEKREEVIKENLIMQNPPEPRKEEVTLTMTKNTPPPPDNRHVMVSITDPQSELSHTADSGMDQAGSTVSLIDILDCSDEEEDITDDITDVTSGIFADEGNELNVSPAFKSLQKQVGTPDSMDSMDLPSAAGSCEGLSPASSHPSSSPKAMDSGYDTENNESPEFIPKESHDTRSQPQGKPTLDTGLEEVQENQEEEDKAEVQPSLGQGSILDSSQTEDHILLPLSDKTPYRDSAYFSDYENEKQSRDEERDRQLKEMDHHSDVEKHHVGGKKAEKRKSGEEEELKDGVVNKDLKLDVDHDPKGRAESLPPGTSLTENEEPSDSAFKAEAILDEWPSHEESSALGDWAAEVVGAMEEALGALNGDSSSSFKEEKDMEDKTDSVEAGKVEEMPMKTNHKRPSGMSGEILYVLPKDEVALQHTANSRRFSSSSPVSPSTPQPPLPATEGRSSPADGEEADEEDADTDDSDDSDEELRSYSAQEEEEEESEEECHPVPIVVSDNSEAHKLRSLLKMPSLAAENLEEDHKKKTVSFFDDVTVYLFDQESPTKELVEHGFPLASEGSSSGRKSQERPNISDDSSDGNISEESECAGFEWEDDFPLLPLPTSSTAADSPPPRAVAKAPEPKPAIQLSRFTVSSSNVSRFSITHISDSDMDSAGGSGEDGDKE, from the exons CACGCTCCAGCACCCGGCTCTGCTGCAGTGCCTGGCCCAGTGCACTGAAGTCACTCCCTACCTGCTGGTCATGGAGTTCTGTCCACTG GGGGATGTGAAGGGTTACCTCCGAAGCTGCAGGTCGAATGAGGCGATCACCCCTGATCCCCTGATTCTGCAAAGGATGGCCTGTGACATTGCATCAGGACTGCTGCACCTGCACAAACACAACTTCACCCACAG CGACCTGGCTCTGAGGAACTGCCTGCTGACTGCTGACATCTCGGTGAAGATCGGAGATTACGGTCTGGCGCACACAAAGTATAAG GATGATTTCTACGTGACCTCGGATCAGACGTATGTGCCACTGCGCTGGATCGCCCCTGAGCTGGTGGATGAGGTTCATGGAAACCTGCTGTTAGCTGATCAGACCCAGCAGAGCAACATCTG GTCTCTTGGTGTGACCATCTGGGAGCTGTTTGAGCTGGGAAACCAGCCCTATAGACACTACTCTGACAGACAGGTCCTGACGTATGCTGTAAGAGAGCAGCAACTGCGACTTCCCAAGCCGctgctcaaagttcccctggcTGAGCGCTG GTATGAGGTGATGCAATTCTGCTGGCTCCAACCTGACCAGAGACCCAATGCAGAGGAAGTCCACCTGTTGCTCAGCTATCTGTGTGCAAAAGGGGCCAGCGAGGCCGAAGAGGACTTTGAGAGGCGCTGGAACTCACTGCGTCCCAACGCTGGATTCAACGGTCACCACACCGCCTCAACGATATCTAGAGACCAACCCTCCTTAACCTCCTCTTCCTTCCCTTTACTGGAGCAGTTTTCATCTGGTGATGGCTACCATTCAGAGTCTGGAGATGACATACTTACAGTCACAGAGACCATCCATGGCCTGAACTTTGAGTACAAGTGGGAGCAAGCCAGAGCAGAGTCATCCTACATATCCCAAGAGTCCTCAAGTACTTCTGCTCAGGCCAACCATCATTGTCCAGAAGTGTTTTATCCACCAGGGGGCATTGTTGGAGGATGTCCCATGGAGAGCCTAAGCCACGGAGTTTCTCCTACCTCCTATCAACCAAAACACTTGCATCCTCCCAGTGTGCTCCCTGTCCTCAGCGCCCATAGTCCCTCAGTAAGCAGTGAATATTACATCCGTATTGAGGAGCCTGTGGACTGTAACATGGATCCAGATTACAACATGTGCTCCTACAGCCCAGACTACCAGGGCAGCAGCGGGAGCTTCCTGACTGGCAGTGCAGACTCTGGTGAATGCATGGCCTGCCCATCACAGACCAAAACCATGGGTCCTTACTGGTCTGCTGACATCCATAAATCTGATCTGTATGACTCCAATGATTCAAGTCCAGCCATCTCCTTGACAATGGAGCCTCTTTTAGGTCAGGTTTCAGACAGCAGCCCCCTTCGACCATGGGAGTCAAGTCACTATGTGTCCTATAAAGACAGAGATGGGGGCTACTACTATGAGCACTCCCCTCCTTTAGAAATTGATCCTTATCTGGTTGGAAGTGAGCATTCCAGTGAGCATCTCCAAGAAAGCTGGGGGTCAAGAAGCCTTCGTCAGGCTTTAGGAGAACTGGAGAACCCTCTGGGTATATCCCCATCTGTGACCAGTCCACCTGAACAGGCCTACAGAGCGACATACCTGGACACCAGCCAAACCTCTCTCTTAGGGAAGAACATGACAGGGGGCTACTATGATATGATGGGCTCTTTAAGGAAGACCATGCCTAGTCACACGAGACACAATAGCCACTCAGTCAGTATCAACATGAAGACCGGAGGCGCGCTCTTCATCGGACACAGAGACagtgacacagaagaagaagaggaggacaTATTTCTCGAGAGACACACCTGCAACACGTGGCCTTCGAAACACAGGCACAGCAGCGGAGGACACCACAGGCGGGCGAGCCACAGCTGCAGACAAGACTCTTACACCGACTTCAACTACACCATGCCAAGTACAGACATCGAAGACACCTGGCCGGACCAGCACAGCCTGGCTTTTCACTCTCTGCCCAAACCCATCGACTATTTAGAGCCACACCAGGCCAAAGATAACAATGCCTGCCTCAGCCTGAGTAAACATCACACCATGGTGCCCTCAGACAACTGCAATGCCTACATCTACCTGTGCCATGAAGGGGAGACTCCGGAGACACCATCTGGAGAGTGCTGCCACACCCATTTTGTTGATCCACTCACTGGTTTGTTAGTGAGAAACAACGACTACTGTCACAGCTACAGTCACAGCAGCTACATCACAGACAAGACCACTGATATTCTCAGCAGTGAGGAGATGATCAATCTGTCACCGGCTCCAGGGGGTCCCGTTGTTTCCAAACACACTTTGATAAAGGCTGACGACTGTGAAGAGGACTATATTAATCCTTCATCTGAAGAAACGGCACTTACAGAGAAGCGAGAGGAAGTAATCAAAGAAAATCTGATCATGCAAAATCCACCAGAACCTAGAAAAGAAGAGGTAACTCTGACGATGACTAAAAACACTCCACCTCCTCCTGATAACAGGCACGTAATGGTTTCCATCACAGATCCCCAGTCGGAGCTGAGCCACACAGCCGACAGCGGCATGGACCAGGCCGGCTCCACCGTAAGTCTCATTGACATCCTCGACTGCAGcgacgaagaagaagacataACAGACGACATCACTGATGTGACTTCAGGCATCTTCGCCGATGAGGGCAATGAACTGAACGTATCTCCCGCTTTTAAATCTTTGCAGAAGCAGGTAGGAACTCCTGATTCCATGGACTCAATGGATCTGCCATCTGCTGCTGGATCTTGTGAAGGTCTCAGCCCTGCTTCTTCCCACCCTTCCAGCTCACCTAAAGCCATGGACAGCGGATATGATACAGAGAATAATGAGAGTCCGGAGTTTATCCCCAAAGAGTCCCATGACACCCGATCACAACCTCAGGGAAAGCCTACCTTGGATACCGGTCTAGAGGAAGTTCAGGAGAACCAAGAGGAAGAGGATAAAGCAGAGGTTCAACCATCATTGGGTCAAGGTTCGATTTTGGACAGCTCACAGACAGAAGACCACATTCTTTTACCACTGAGTGACAAGACTCCATACAGAGACTCTGCCTACTTTTCAGATTATGAGAATGAAAAGCAAAGTCGAGATGAGGAGAGGGATCGCCAGCTGAAAGAAATGGATCATCACAGTGATGTAGAGAAACACCATGTCGGAGGAAAAAAGgcagagaaaaggaaaagtggagaggaggaagaaCTAAAAGATGGAGTGGTgaacaaagatttaaaacttgACGTGGACCACGATCCAAAAGGCAGAGCCGAATCTCTTCCTCCAGGGACAAGCTTGACAGAGAATGAGGAACCTTCAGATTCTGCCTTCAAAGCAGAGGCGATACTGGATGAATGGCCATCCCATGAAGAGAGCTCAGCCTTAGGCGACTGGGCAGCTGAGGTGGTGGGGGCCATGGAGGAAGCGCTTGGTGCCCTCAATGGAGATTCTTCTTCCAGCTTTAAGGAAGAGAAGGACATGGAGGACAAAACAGATTCTGTTGAGGCTGGCAAAGTCGAGGAAATgccaatgaaaacaaatcacaaaagGCCATCAGGAATGTCCGGAGAAATCCTGTACGTCTTACCCAAAGACGAGGTAGCGCTGCAGCACACAGCTAACAGCAGGAggttctcttcctcctctcctgtcTCTCCTTCCACCCCACAACCTCCACTTCCTGCGACAGAGGGCCGATCGTCTCCCGCTGACGGCGAGGAGGCCGACGAGGAGGACGCAGACACCGATGACAGCGACGATTCGGATGAGGAGCTGCGAAGCTACAGCgcgcaggaggaggaggaggaggagagtgaGGAAGAGTGCCACCCCGTGCCCATAGTGGTGAGCGACAACAGCGAGGCTCACAAACTGCGGAGCCTCCTCAAGATGCCGAGCCTGGCTGCAGAGAATCTGGAGGAGGACCATAAGAAGAAGACGGTTTCTTTCTTTGATGACGTTACCGTCTACCTGTTCGATCAG GAGAGTCCAACTAAGGAGCTGGTTGAACACGGCTTCCCATTAGCATCCGAGGGTTCGAGCTCTGGGAGAAAATCCCAGGAAAGACCTAATATCTCAGATGATTCTTCAGATGGGAACATCTCGGAGGAGAGTGAGT GCGCAGGGTTTGAGTGGGAGGACGACTTTCCCCTCCTACCTCTGCCCACATCCTCGACAGCAGCCGACTCTCCTCCGCCTCGCGCCGTCGCCAAGGCTCCGGAGCCCAAACCGGCCATCCAGTTGTCCCGGTTCACCGTTTCCTCATCCAACGTGTCTCGGTTTTCCATCACTCACATTTCTGACTCTGATATGGACTCGGCAGGAG GAAGCGGTGAAGATGGAGATAAGGAATAA
- the aatkb gene encoding serine/threonine-protein kinase LMTK1 isoform X3, whose protein sequence is MSTLASTVSQGTPDVYVLPLTEVSLPTTKQPARSAQLLKSSELTRHSLLYLKEIGHGWFGKVLLGEVNTGLNTTQVVVKELKVSASVQDQMHFLEEAQPYRTLQHPALLQCLAQCTEVTPYLLVMEFCPLGDVKGYLRSCRSNEAITPDPLILQRMACDIASGLLHLHKHNFTHSDLALRNCLLTADISVKIGDYGLAHTKYKDDFYVTSDQTYVPLRWIAPELVDEVHGNLLLADQTQQSNIWSLGVTIWELFELGNQPYRHYSDRQVLTYAVREQQLRLPKPLLKVPLAERWYEVMQFCWLQPDQRPNAEEVHLLLSYLCAKGASEAEEDFERRWNSLRPNAGFNGHHTASTISRDQPSLTSSSFPLLEQFSSGDGYHSESGDDILTVTETIHGLNFEYKWEQARAESSYISQESSSTSAQANHHCPEVFYPPGGIVGGCPMESLSHGVSPTSYQPKHLHPPSVLPVLSAHSPSVSSEYYIRIEEPVDCNMDPDYNMCSYSPDYQGSSGSFLTGSADSGECMACPSQTKTMGPYWSADIHKSDLYDSNDSSPAISLTMEPLLGQVSDSSPLRPWESSHYVSYKDRDGGYYYEHSPPLEIDPYLVGSEHSSEHLQESWGSRSLRQALGELENPLGISPSVTSPPEQAYRATYLDTSQTSLLGKNMTGGYYDMMGSLRKTMPSHTRHNSHSVSINMKTGGALFIGHRDSDTEEEEEDIFLERHTCNTWPSKHRHSSGGHHRRASHSCRQDSYTDFNYTMPSTDIEDTWPDQHSLAFHSLPKPIDYLEPHQAKDNNACLSLSKHHTMVPSDNCNAYIYLCHEGETPETPSGECCHTHFVDPLTGLLVRNNDYCHSYSHSSYITDKTTDILSSEEMINLSPAPGGPVVSKHTLIKADDCEEDYINPSSEETALTEKREEVIKENLIMQNPPEPRKEEVTLTMTKNTPPPPDNRHVMVSITDPQSELSHTADSGMDQAGSTVSLIDILDCSDEEEDITDDITDVTSGIFADEGNELNVSPAFKSLQKQVGTPDSMDSMDLPSAAGSCEGLSPASSHPSSSPKAMDSGYDTENNESPEFIPKESHDTRSQPQGKPTLDTGLEEVQENQEEEDKAEVQPSLGQGSILDSSQTEDHILLPLSDKTPYRDSAYFSDYENEKQSRDEERDRQLKEMDHHSDVEKHHVGGKKAEKRKSGEEEELKDGVVNKDLKLDVDHDPKGRAESLPPGTSLTENEEPSDSAFKAEAILDEWPSHEESSALGDWAAEVVGAMEEALGALNGDSSSSFKEEKDMEDKTDSVEAGKVEEMPMKTNHKRPSGMSGEILYVLPKDEVALQHTANSRRFSSSSPVSPSTPQPPLPATEGRSSPADGEEADEEDADTDDSDDSDEELRSYSAQEEEEEESEEECHPVPIVVSDNSEAHKLRSLLKMPSLAAENLEEDHKKKTVSFFDDVTVYLFDQESPTKELVEHGFPLASEGSSSGRKSQERPNISDDSSDGNISEESECAGFEWEDDFPLLPLPTSSTAADSPPPRAVAKAPEPKPAIQLSRFTVSSSNVSRFSITHISDSDMDSAGGSGEDGDKE, encoded by the exons CACGCTCCAGCACCCGGCTCTGCTGCAGTGCCTGGCCCAGTGCACTGAAGTCACTCCCTACCTGCTGGTCATGGAGTTCTGTCCACTG GGGGATGTGAAGGGTTACCTCCGAAGCTGCAGGTCGAATGAGGCGATCACCCCTGATCCCCTGATTCTGCAAAGGATGGCCTGTGACATTGCATCAGGACTGCTGCACCTGCACAAACACAACTTCACCCACAG CGACCTGGCTCTGAGGAACTGCCTGCTGACTGCTGACATCTCGGTGAAGATCGGAGATTACGGTCTGGCGCACACAAAGTATAAG GATGATTTCTACGTGACCTCGGATCAGACGTATGTGCCACTGCGCTGGATCGCCCCTGAGCTGGTGGATGAGGTTCATGGAAACCTGCTGTTAGCTGATCAGACCCAGCAGAGCAACATCTG GTCTCTTGGTGTGACCATCTGGGAGCTGTTTGAGCTGGGAAACCAGCCCTATAGACACTACTCTGACAGACAGGTCCTGACGTATGCTGTAAGAGAGCAGCAACTGCGACTTCCCAAGCCGctgctcaaagttcccctggcTGAGCGCTG GTATGAGGTGATGCAATTCTGCTGGCTCCAACCTGACCAGAGACCCAATGCAGAGGAAGTCCACCTGTTGCTCAGCTATCTGTGTGCAAAAGGGGCCAGCGAGGCCGAAGAGGACTTTGAGAGGCGCTGGAACTCACTGCGTCCCAACGCTGGATTCAACGGTCACCACACCGCCTCAACGATATCTAGAGACCAACCCTCCTTAACCTCCTCTTCCTTCCCTTTACTGGAGCAGTTTTCATCTGGTGATGGCTACCATTCAGAGTCTGGAGATGACATACTTACAGTCACAGAGACCATCCATGGCCTGAACTTTGAGTACAAGTGGGAGCAAGCCAGAGCAGAGTCATCCTACATATCCCAAGAGTCCTCAAGTACTTCTGCTCAGGCCAACCATCATTGTCCAGAAGTGTTTTATCCACCAGGGGGCATTGTTGGAGGATGTCCCATGGAGAGCCTAAGCCACGGAGTTTCTCCTACCTCCTATCAACCAAAACACTTGCATCCTCCCAGTGTGCTCCCTGTCCTCAGCGCCCATAGTCCCTCAGTAAGCAGTGAATATTACATCCGTATTGAGGAGCCTGTGGACTGTAACATGGATCCAGATTACAACATGTGCTCCTACAGCCCAGACTACCAGGGCAGCAGCGGGAGCTTCCTGACTGGCAGTGCAGACTCTGGTGAATGCATGGCCTGCCCATCACAGACCAAAACCATGGGTCCTTACTGGTCTGCTGACATCCATAAATCTGATCTGTATGACTCCAATGATTCAAGTCCAGCCATCTCCTTGACAATGGAGCCTCTTTTAGGTCAGGTTTCAGACAGCAGCCCCCTTCGACCATGGGAGTCAAGTCACTATGTGTCCTATAAAGACAGAGATGGGGGCTACTACTATGAGCACTCCCCTCCTTTAGAAATTGATCCTTATCTGGTTGGAAGTGAGCATTCCAGTGAGCATCTCCAAGAAAGCTGGGGGTCAAGAAGCCTTCGTCAGGCTTTAGGAGAACTGGAGAACCCTCTGGGTATATCCCCATCTGTGACCAGTCCACCTGAACAGGCCTACAGAGCGACATACCTGGACACCAGCCAAACCTCTCTCTTAGGGAAGAACATGACAGGGGGCTACTATGATATGATGGGCTCTTTAAGGAAGACCATGCCTAGTCACACGAGACACAATAGCCACTCAGTCAGTATCAACATGAAGACCGGAGGCGCGCTCTTCATCGGACACAGAGACagtgacacagaagaagaagaggaggacaTATTTCTCGAGAGACACACCTGCAACACGTGGCCTTCGAAACACAGGCACAGCAGCGGAGGACACCACAGGCGGGCGAGCCACAGCTGCAGACAAGACTCTTACACCGACTTCAACTACACCATGCCAAGTACAGACATCGAAGACACCTGGCCGGACCAGCACAGCCTGGCTTTTCACTCTCTGCCCAAACCCATCGACTATTTAGAGCCACACCAGGCCAAAGATAACAATGCCTGCCTCAGCCTGAGTAAACATCACACCATGGTGCCCTCAGACAACTGCAATGCCTACATCTACCTGTGCCATGAAGGGGAGACTCCGGAGACACCATCTGGAGAGTGCTGCCACACCCATTTTGTTGATCCACTCACTGGTTTGTTAGTGAGAAACAACGACTACTGTCACAGCTACAGTCACAGCAGCTACATCACAGACAAGACCACTGATATTCTCAGCAGTGAGGAGATGATCAATCTGTCACCGGCTCCAGGGGGTCCCGTTGTTTCCAAACACACTTTGATAAAGGCTGACGACTGTGAAGAGGACTATATTAATCCTTCATCTGAAGAAACGGCACTTACAGAGAAGCGAGAGGAAGTAATCAAAGAAAATCTGATCATGCAAAATCCACCAGAACCTAGAAAAGAAGAGGTAACTCTGACGATGACTAAAAACACTCCACCTCCTCCTGATAACAGGCACGTAATGGTTTCCATCACAGATCCCCAGTCGGAGCTGAGCCACACAGCCGACAGCGGCATGGACCAGGCCGGCTCCACCGTAAGTCTCATTGACATCCTCGACTGCAGcgacgaagaagaagacataACAGACGACATCACTGATGTGACTTCAGGCATCTTCGCCGATGAGGGCAATGAACTGAACGTATCTCCCGCTTTTAAATCTTTGCAGAAGCAGGTAGGAACTCCTGATTCCATGGACTCAATGGATCTGCCATCTGCTGCTGGATCTTGTGAAGGTCTCAGCCCTGCTTCTTCCCACCCTTCCAGCTCACCTAAAGCCATGGACAGCGGATATGATACAGAGAATAATGAGAGTCCGGAGTTTATCCCCAAAGAGTCCCATGACACCCGATCACAACCTCAGGGAAAGCCTACCTTGGATACCGGTCTAGAGGAAGTTCAGGAGAACCAAGAGGAAGAGGATAAAGCAGAGGTTCAACCATCATTGGGTCAAGGTTCGATTTTGGACAGCTCACAGACAGAAGACCACATTCTTTTACCACTGAGTGACAAGACTCCATACAGAGACTCTGCCTACTTTTCAGATTATGAGAATGAAAAGCAAAGTCGAGATGAGGAGAGGGATCGCCAGCTGAAAGAAATGGATCATCACAGTGATGTAGAGAAACACCATGTCGGAGGAAAAAAGgcagagaaaaggaaaagtggagaggaggaagaaCTAAAAGATGGAGTGGTgaacaaagatttaaaacttgACGTGGACCACGATCCAAAAGGCAGAGCCGAATCTCTTCCTCCAGGGACAAGCTTGACAGAGAATGAGGAACCTTCAGATTCTGCCTTCAAAGCAGAGGCGATACTGGATGAATGGCCATCCCATGAAGAGAGCTCAGCCTTAGGCGACTGGGCAGCTGAGGTGGTGGGGGCCATGGAGGAAGCGCTTGGTGCCCTCAATGGAGATTCTTCTTCCAGCTTTAAGGAAGAGAAGGACATGGAGGACAAAACAGATTCTGTTGAGGCTGGCAAAGTCGAGGAAATgccaatgaaaacaaatcacaaaagGCCATCAGGAATGTCCGGAGAAATCCTGTACGTCTTACCCAAAGACGAGGTAGCGCTGCAGCACACAGCTAACAGCAGGAggttctcttcctcctctcctgtcTCTCCTTCCACCCCACAACCTCCACTTCCTGCGACAGAGGGCCGATCGTCTCCCGCTGACGGCGAGGAGGCCGACGAGGAGGACGCAGACACCGATGACAGCGACGATTCGGATGAGGAGCTGCGAAGCTACAGCgcgcaggaggaggaggaggaggagagtgaGGAAGAGTGCCACCCCGTGCCCATAGTGGTGAGCGACAACAGCGAGGCTCACAAACTGCGGAGCCTCCTCAAGATGCCGAGCCTGGCTGCAGAGAATCTGGAGGAGGACCATAAGAAGAAGACGGTTTCTTTCTTTGATGACGTTACCGTCTACCTGTTCGATCAG GAGAGTCCAACTAAGGAGCTGGTTGAACACGGCTTCCCATTAGCATCCGAGGGTTCGAGCTCTGGGAGAAAATCCCAGGAAAGACCTAATATCTCAGATGATTCTTCAGATGGGAACATCTCGGAGGAGAGTGAGT GCGCAGGGTTTGAGTGGGAGGACGACTTTCCCCTCCTACCTCTGCCCACATCCTCGACAGCAGCCGACTCTCCTCCGCCTCGCGCCGTCGCCAAGGCTCCGGAGCCCAAACCGGCCATCCAGTTGTCCCGGTTCACCGTTTCCTCATCCAACGTGTCTCGGTTTTCCATCACTCACATTTCTGACTCTGATATGGACTCGGCAGGAG GAAGCGGTGAAGATGGAGATAAGGAATAA